A genomic stretch from Ureibacillus composti includes:
- a CDS encoding 2-hydroxymuconate tautomerase, whose translation MPIVTVKLLEGRTEEQKKALVEKVTEAVVETVNTKPEAVTIVIEEMSKSHYATGGVRQIDK comes from the coding sequence ATGCCAATCGTAACAGTTAAACTACTTGAAGGTCGTACAGAAGAACAGAAAAAAGCATTAGTTGAAAAAGTAACAGAAGCTGTTGTAGAAACAGTTAACACTAAACCAGAGGCAGTAACAATTGTGATTGAAGAAATGTCGAAGTCACATTACGCTACTGGTGGCGTACGTCAAATCGATAAATAA
- a CDS encoding YwhD family protein, giving the protein MANEEKPKQKMGFTIIKDDPTDGHKGYGIGSLSLENVSPVFIDIEEKRAFIDIGAMHAKSDIERGIKFTMNREDSEGGKPYWLVWVTIDFNEAGPYFAGVTACEMVVNREKRRGYKILADHVNRMDKSMKRRILVDNMDDSSKKVLAEFLQSHNQEMWNRSSEQLKQELAVE; this is encoded by the coding sequence ATGGCAAATGAAGAAAAACCAAAACAAAAGATGGGCTTTACCATTATTAAAGATGATCCAACTGATGGACATAAAGGATATGGGATCGGATCATTGTCTCTTGAAAACGTATCACCTGTATTTATCGATATAGAAGAGAAGCGTGCATTTATTGATATTGGTGCAATGCATGCGAAAAGTGACATTGAACGCGGAATTAAATTTACCATGAACCGTGAAGACTCAGAAGGTGGAAAACCTTACTGGCTAGTATGGGTTACGATTGATTTCAATGAAGCAGGCCCATACTTTGCGGGAGTTACAGCTTGTGAAATGGTTGTAAATCGTGAAAAACGTCGTGGATATAAAATTTTAGCTGACCATGTTAATAGAATGGATAAGTCAATGAAGCGAAGAATTCTTGTAGATAATATGGATGATTCTTCTAAAAAAGTTTTAGCTGAATTTTTGCAATCTCATAATCAAGAAATGTGGAACCGCAGCAGTGAACAGTTAAAACAAGAATTAGCTGTTGAATAG
- a CDS encoding PBP1A family penicillin-binding protein codes for MKRKSYIRQKKRQKRIRNIAFTVVAIISAIVVSFISLRLYAQIAGAPPLTVPKASVFLDSNGNAIGDHFVSERRYWTELDDISPYLVKATIAVEDKDFYEHNGFDFSRIAGAILKDIKTRSMAEGASTLTQQYARNLYLTHEKTWARKIYEALYAYRLEIFYDKDEILEGYLNTVNYGHGMYGIEAASRYYFGKSASDLTLAESALLAGIPKGPSIYSPIIDLEKATGRQQLILGLMENQKIISSAEKERAVTEEIVMKNEEFLSSKTIAPYFLDVVWQEATDILEKKHMNIGEGGWVIKTTLNQAHQKAAEEAVAKNMPEGDLQVGFVSMDVKTGQVTALVGGRDYGTSPFNRVTQAVRQPGSSIKPILYAAALEKGFSPLTYLDVGETIFTYDNGRSTYKPQNVNGQFADNAMSMAQAIAISDNIYAVKTLEEIGYDSFRDMLQRFNLNSTEKDNPSIALGTIENSLYTLTNAYNTIAAGGQERKATTILSIEDSNGDVVYEYEGPSEEQIISEENAFILTELMTGMFDPVFSDYSPSTGVSIRPRMTHTYAAKSGSTISDQWIVGFSPSISAGVWNGYDQGKQLSVSSEMSAAKKVWIEFMETVNAGTANENFEAPEGVEGVVVDIETGKLATDACPKQRLVYVKAEEVPTQKCTDIEFFKEDRGWGNFLDLFPFESFNGFFGG; via the coding sequence TTGAAAAGAAAAAGCTATATACGTCAAAAGAAGCGGCAAAAGCGGATTAGGAATATTGCTTTTACAGTTGTTGCAATAATTTCTGCAATTGTTGTGTCATTCATATCATTACGCTTATATGCTCAAATTGCTGGTGCCCCACCTCTTACTGTCCCGAAAGCATCTGTTTTTTTAGATAGTAATGGGAATGCCATAGGTGATCACTTCGTTTCTGAGAGACGTTATTGGACAGAGCTCGATGATATCTCACCTTATTTGGTTAAAGCAACCATCGCTGTTGAAGATAAGGATTTTTATGAGCATAATGGTTTTGATTTTTCGCGTATTGCAGGTGCAATACTTAAAGATATAAAAACAAGAAGTATGGCAGAAGGTGCCAGTACACTTACACAACAATATGCACGAAATCTTTATTTAACTCATGAAAAAACTTGGGCTCGAAAGATTTACGAGGCACTCTATGCATATCGTCTTGAAATTTTTTATGACAAAGATGAAATACTTGAAGGTTATTTAAATACCGTCAACTATGGTCATGGAATGTACGGAATTGAGGCAGCGAGTCGCTATTATTTCGGGAAATCAGCAAGTGATTTAACATTAGCAGAATCAGCCCTTTTAGCTGGTATTCCAAAAGGTCCTAGCATTTATTCACCTATTATTGATTTAGAAAAAGCTACAGGCCGACAACAACTAATTTTAGGATTAATGGAAAATCAGAAAATCATCTCTTCAGCTGAAAAAGAACGTGCTGTAACAGAGGAAATTGTAATGAAAAACGAGGAGTTCTTATCCTCCAAAACAATAGCTCCATATTTCTTAGATGTTGTTTGGCAAGAAGCAACTGACATTTTAGAAAAAAAACATATGAATATCGGTGAAGGTGGATGGGTCATCAAGACGACCTTAAACCAAGCCCACCAAAAAGCAGCTGAAGAAGCTGTCGCAAAAAATATGCCAGAAGGTGATTTACAAGTTGGTTTTGTCAGTATGGATGTTAAGACAGGTCAAGTTACCGCTTTAGTTGGCGGCCGTGATTATGGGACTAGCCCTTTTAACCGAGTAACTCAGGCAGTACGCCAACCGGGTTCATCCATTAAACCAATTTTATATGCAGCAGCTCTTGAAAAAGGTTTTTCTCCACTTACCTATTTAGATGTGGGAGAAACTATCTTTACGTATGATAATGGTCGATCAACCTATAAACCACAAAACGTAAACGGCCAATTCGCTGATAACGCAATGTCAATGGCTCAAGCAATTGCTATATCAGATAATATTTATGCTGTGAAAACCTTAGAGGAAATTGGATATGATTCATTCCGAGATATGTTACAACGCTTTAACTTAAACTCTACGGAAAAAGATAATCCATCTATTGCATTAGGAACAATTGAAAATTCACTTTATACATTAACAAATGCCTACAATACCATTGCTGCGGGTGGTCAGGAACGTAAAGCAACGACTATTTTATCCATTGAGGATTCAAATGGCGATGTTGTTTACGAATATGAAGGACCTTCTGAGGAACAAATCATTTCTGAGGAAAATGCCTTCATCTTAACTGAACTAATGACAGGAATGTTCGATCCTGTGTTTAGTGATTATTCACCATCTACTGGTGTATCCATTCGCCCACGTATGACGCACACGTATGCTGCAAAATCTGGTTCTACGATAAGCGATCAGTGGATTGTTGGCTTCTCCCCTAGTATTTCGGCAGGTGTTTGGAATGGCTATGATCAAGGGAAACAGTTATCTGTCTCCTCAGAAATGTCTGCAGCTAAAAAAGTTTGGATTGAATTTATGGAAACGGTAAATGCCGGGACAGCCAATGAGAATTTTGAAGCTCCAGAAGGGGTTGAAGGGGTTGTAGTGGACATCGAAACAGGAAAACTTGCAACGGATGCATGTCCTAAACAACGACTTGTTTACGTGAAAGCCGAAGAAGTACCTACTCAAAAATGTACGGACATCGAGTTCTTTAAAGAAGATCGTGGTTGGGGAAATTTCTTAGACCTCTTCCCTTTTGAGTCGTTTAATGGATTTTTCGGTGGATAA
- the speB gene encoding agmatinase, translating into MRFDETYSGNVFIKSHPNYEESKAVLYGMPMDWTVSYRPGSRFGPARIREVSIGLEEYSLYLDRELDEVKYFDAGDIPLPFGNPEKSLKEIKEFVRKVLADGKVPIGMGGEHLVSLPVMEAVYEKYNDLAIIHFDAHTDLRTDYEGEPYSHATPIRKIADHIGPKNVYSFGIRSGMKEEFEWAKENGMHISPFEVLEPLKEVLPTLAGRNVYVTIDIDVLDPAHAPGTGTVDAGGITSKELLASIHEIARSGVNVVGFDLVEVAPVYDNSEMTANTASKLIREMILGWVK; encoded by the coding sequence ATGAGATTTGATGAAACATATTCTGGTAACGTATTTATTAAAAGTCATCCTAATTACGAAGAATCTAAGGCAGTTCTTTATGGAATGCCAATGGACTGGACAGTAAGCTATCGACCTGGTTCTCGTTTTGGCCCAGCTCGTATTCGAGAAGTTTCAATTGGGTTAGAAGAGTATAGTTTATATTTAGACCGTGAATTAGATGAAGTGAAATACTTTGATGCAGGAGATATTCCACTTCCGTTTGGAAATCCAGAAAAATCATTAAAAGAAATTAAAGAGTTCGTAAGAAAAGTATTAGCTGATGGAAAAGTTCCAATTGGGATGGGAGGAGAACACTTAGTTTCTCTACCTGTCATGGAAGCGGTGTATGAAAAATACAATGACCTAGCTATTATCCATTTTGATGCTCATACAGATTTACGAACTGATTATGAAGGTGAACCATATTCTCATGCGACACCTATCCGAAAAATTGCAGACCATATTGGGCCGAAAAATGTATACTCATTTGGGATTCGTTCAGGAATGAAGGAAGAGTTTGAGTGGGCAAAAGAAAACGGAATGCATATTTCACCATTTGAAGTGTTAGAGCCATTGAAAGAAGTATTACCAACATTAGCCGGACGAAATGTGTATGTAACGATCGATATCGATGTATTAGACCCTGCACATGCACCAGGAACAGGTACGGTAGATGCTGGTGGTATTACATCGAAAGAATTACTAGCCTCTATTCATGAAATTGCACGTAGTGGTGTGAACGTAGTTGGATTTGACTTAGTGGAAGTTGCACCAGTTTACGACAACTCAGAAATGACTGCGAATACAGCGTCGAAACTTATAAGAGAAATGATTCTTGGTTGGGTGAAATAA
- a CDS encoding DUF1934 domain-containing protein, protein MNTAQKNVKIKLNSTIHPVDGELESYELWLQGSLIQKSGKTFLRYEEVLDEKTIQTTVKMDKENALILRSGGVKMRLPFSSIQDEHGHYDTQFGALPIVTKTHQLSHEHHENDLFNGQFNVNYDLIIGGQSVGNYKLEINYSEVRV, encoded by the coding sequence ATGAACACCGCACAGAAAAATGTAAAAATTAAATTAAATTCAACGATTCATCCAGTTGATGGAGAACTTGAATCATATGAGTTGTGGCTACAAGGATCCTTAATCCAAAAATCCGGGAAAACTTTTTTGAGATACGAAGAAGTTTTGGATGAAAAAACAATCCAAACAACAGTAAAAATGGATAAAGAAAATGCGCTTATTTTGCGAAGTGGTGGAGTAAAAATGCGCTTACCATTTAGTTCGATACAAGATGAGCACGGCCACTATGATACTCAATTTGGGGCACTACCAATCGTTACAAAAACACATCAATTAAGTCATGAGCATCATGAAAATGATTTATTCAATGGTCAATTTAACGTTAATTACGATTTAATTATAGGCGGACAATCTGTTGGAAACTATAAGTTGGAAATAAATTATTCGGAGGTACGAGTATGA
- the argS gene encoding arginine--tRNA ligase — MNAVEQLQQSIKEVLAAAVKKAGLVDDGAEYNIHIETPKDKANGDFATNLAMQLTKLAKKPPRAIAEAILENIETDGTSIEKIEIAGPGFINITVKKDFLADVVKAVKEQGENYGRSNTGNSEKVQVEFVSANPTGDLHLGHARGAAYGDSLCNVLDFAGFDVSREYYINDAGNQINNLAYSLEARYKQALGLDAEMPEDGYHGADIIEIAKKLVDEFGNSILEKSSEERFEFFRKHGLRLELAKLQNDLENFRVKFDVWYSETSLYENGKIDVALDKLKANGHVYEEDGATWFRSTTFGDDKDRVLIKQGGSYTYLTPDIAYHEDKINRGFDKLINIWGADHHGYIPRMKAAIQALGYDRDKLEVEVIQMVQLYKNGEKYKMSKRTGNAVTMRELVEEVGLDAVRYYFVKTACDSHMDFDLDLAVSQSNENPVYYAQYAHARICSIIRSASEQGFEASIENLNLLTAEKEVEVLKKVGAFPQIVAEAAKHRTPHRIANYIQELAASFHSFYNAEKVINPDNKELTESRLALINAVRITVANALRLIGVSAPEKM, encoded by the coding sequence ATGAACGCGGTAGAACAATTGCAACAATCTATTAAAGAGGTTCTTGCAGCTGCAGTAAAAAAAGCAGGCTTAGTAGATGATGGAGCAGAGTATAACATTCACATTGAAACACCGAAAGATAAAGCAAATGGTGATTTTGCAACAAACTTAGCAATGCAACTAACAAAGCTTGCAAAAAAACCACCTAGAGCAATTGCTGAAGCTATTTTAGAAAATATTGAAACTGATGGGACAAGCATTGAAAAAATTGAAATTGCTGGACCCGGTTTCATTAATATAACAGTAAAAAAAGACTTCTTAGCTGATGTGGTAAAAGCAGTTAAAGAACAAGGCGAAAATTATGGCCGTTCAAATACTGGAAACAGTGAAAAGGTTCAAGTGGAGTTCGTATCTGCTAACCCAACAGGAGACCTACACTTAGGGCATGCACGTGGGGCAGCTTACGGTGATTCATTATGTAACGTTTTAGACTTTGCAGGTTTTGATGTCTCTCGTGAATACTACATTAACGATGCTGGAAATCAAATAAACAATCTCGCATACTCACTAGAAGCTCGTTATAAACAAGCATTAGGGTTAGATGCAGAAATGCCAGAAGACGGTTACCACGGTGCGGATATTATTGAAATTGCAAAAAAATTAGTTGATGAGTTCGGCAATAGCATCTTAGAAAAATCAAGCGAAGAACGCTTCGAGTTTTTCCGTAAACACGGATTACGTTTAGAACTTGCAAAACTTCAAAATGACTTGGAGAACTTCCGTGTGAAATTTGATGTTTGGTATTCTGAAACGTCATTATATGAAAACGGGAAAATTGATGTAGCATTAGATAAATTAAAAGCAAATGGCCATGTTTATGAAGAAGACGGCGCGACTTGGTTCCGTTCAACAACATTTGGTGATGATAAAGACCGCGTACTTATTAAACAAGGTGGTTCTTACACTTATTTAACACCTGATATTGCTTACCACGAAGATAAAATTAACCGTGGATTTGATAAATTAATCAATATTTGGGGTGCCGATCACCACGGATACATCCCACGTATGAAAGCGGCAATCCAAGCACTAGGTTATGACCGTGACAAACTAGAAGTTGAAGTAATTCAAATGGTTCAACTTTATAAAAACGGTGAAAAGTACAAAATGAGTAAACGTACAGGAAACGCCGTAACAATGCGTGAATTAGTAGAAGAAGTGGGTCTTGATGCGGTTCGCTATTACTTCGTGAAAACAGCTTGTGATTCACATATGGATTTTGACTTAGATTTAGCTGTATCTCAATCAAACGAAAACCCAGTGTATTATGCACAATATGCACATGCGAGAATTTGTTCAATTATTCGTTCAGCTTCAGAACAAGGATTTGAAGCATCAATAGAAAATTTAAACTTACTAACTGCTGAAAAAGAAGTAGAAGTATTGAAAAAGGTAGGGGCGTTCCCTCAAATTGTTGCAGAAGCAGCAAAACACCGTACGCCACACCGTATTGCAAACTATATTCAAGAATTAGCGGCGTCATTCCATAGCTTCTACAATGCAGAGAAAGTAATTAATCCTGACAATAAAGAACTAACAGAATCACGTTTAGCATTAATCAATGCGGTACGAATTACTGTTGCAAACGCATTACGCCTAATCGGTGTTTCAGCTCCAGAAAAAATGTAA
- a CDS encoding acyl-CoA dehydrogenase family protein, protein MKDLFIKNEQQRQWLEKLATLEESFKNNAQQIDEESAFPHEHIKALREIGYTKLTLPKELGGEGFNVYEAILLHETLASYDGSTALAAGWTLLTVGELFENKYWDSAKLSEFAKEVEKGAIINRAVSEIATGSPIRGGRPGTTAKKEGNTWVINGRKSYTTGSPELDYFLTSAWIEEEEKVGFFLIHKDRKGVSIDETWDVIAMRGTGSHDLVLENVVVDESDLVELPNYNTGFKLNGWLLLVPATYLGIAQAAANYAIQFANTHSPNSIKGTIATLPNVQALIGEIELELTKARFALYGAAQSYIDSQNSSEEINAENGAKIVNAVNVAKHIVTNAAINVVDKAMRVVGAKSLQRTNPLQRYYRDVRAGLHNPPMDDLTIKKLAEEALKLK, encoded by the coding sequence GTGAAAGACTTATTCATAAAAAATGAACAACAACGACAATGGTTGGAAAAACTAGCGACATTAGAAGAATCATTTAAAAATAATGCCCAACAGATCGATGAAGAATCTGCATTTCCACATGAGCATATTAAAGCATTACGTGAAATTGGATATACAAAATTAACTTTACCGAAAGAACTTGGTGGTGAAGGATTTAATGTTTATGAAGCAATTCTACTTCATGAAACATTAGCAAGTTATGATGGTAGTACAGCGTTGGCCGCTGGATGGACATTACTTACAGTTGGTGAACTATTTGAAAATAAATACTGGGATTCAGCTAAATTAAGCGAGTTTGCTAAAGAAGTAGAAAAGGGTGCAATCATTAACCGTGCAGTTAGTGAAATTGCAACTGGTAGCCCAATTCGTGGTGGACGTCCTGGAACAACTGCAAAAAAAGAAGGAAATACGTGGGTAATTAATGGCCGTAAAAGCTACACAACTGGTTCACCAGAGCTTGATTATTTCTTAACTTCTGCCTGGATTGAAGAAGAAGAGAAAGTTGGTTTCTTCTTAATTCATAAAGATCGAAAAGGCGTATCAATCGATGAGACTTGGGATGTTATTGCAATGCGTGGTACTGGTAGTCATGATTTAGTATTAGAAAACGTGGTTGTTGATGAGTCAGACTTAGTTGAACTACCAAACTACAATACTGGTTTTAAGTTAAATGGATGGCTATTACTAGTTCCAGCAACTTACTTGGGTATTGCACAAGCAGCTGCTAATTATGCAATTCAATTTGCTAATACACATTCACCAAACAGTATTAAAGGAACAATTGCAACATTACCAAATGTTCAAGCTTTAATTGGTGAGATTGAGTTAGAACTTACAAAAGCTCGCTTTGCACTTTATGGAGCAGCACAAAGCTATATCGATTCACAAAACAGCAGTGAAGAAATTAACGCTGAAAATGGTGCTAAAATCGTCAATGCAGTAAATGTTGCAAAACATATTGTAACAAATGCAGCTATTAATGTAGTTGATAAAGCAATGCGTGTCGTTGGAGCGAAAAGCTTACAACGTACAAACCCATTACAACGTTATTATCGCGATGTTCGCGCAGGTCTTCATAATCCACCTATGGATGATTTAACAATTAAAAAACTAGCCGAAGAGGCTTTAAAACTAAAATAA
- a CDS encoding transporter substrate-binding domain-containing protein — translation MKFNKLLKFAAVGFASISILAACGGNEEDTSTSEPADNKDAASGEVQKIKVAYAIGTKPITYQDENGEAQGYDVDAMRAVDEKLEDYEFEFVGTTDDDLLLGVEQGKYDVGIKNVWYTDERAQKYIFPKEFLGLSSVGLLLKKEDENIKDLSDFASANLELAPIAANNAQYTIVDEYNKANPDNKVKLVAGDEFTVDQVQWVNEGRSDGAIYLEGQYNAQILAENGPYHGFIDDVVYNEFMVVKTWPLFNKKQQEFADAYDEAMAEIKQTEELKELMKKHYGRDLFEVLEKVER, via the coding sequence ATGAAGTTTAACAAATTACTAAAGTTTGCAGCAGTAGGTTTTGCATCAATCTCAATTTTAGCAGCATGTGGTGGGAATGAAGAAGATACTTCAACTTCAGAACCAGCAGATAACAAGGATGCAGCGTCAGGTGAAGTTCAAAAAATTAAAGTTGCCTATGCAATCGGAACAAAACCAATTACTTATCAAGACGAAAATGGTGAAGCACAAGGTTACGATGTTGACGCAATGCGCGCGGTTGATGAAAAATTAGAAGACTATGAATTTGAATTTGTTGGAACAACAGATGATGATTTATTACTTGGTGTTGAACAAGGTAAATATGATGTAGGGATTAAAAATGTATGGTACACAGATGAACGTGCACAAAAATATATTTTCCCAAAAGAATTCTTAGGTTTAAGTAGTGTTGGTTTACTACTTAAAAAAGAAGATGAGAACATTAAAGACTTATCAGATTTTGCATCAGCTAACTTAGAATTAGCACCAATTGCTGCGAATAACGCTCAATACACAATTGTAGATGAGTACAATAAAGCAAATCCAGATAATAAAGTAAAACTTGTAGCTGGTGACGAGTTCACAGTTGACCAAGTACAATGGGTGAATGAAGGACGTTCAGACGGAGCTATTTACCTTGAAGGTCAATATAATGCACAAATTTTAGCTGAAAACGGTCCTTACCATGGTTTTATTGACGATGTAGTTTATAACGAATTTATGGTTGTTAAAACATGGCCTTTATTCAACAAAAAACAACAAGAATTTGCTGATGCGTATGATGAAGCAATGGCAGAAATTAAACAAACTGAAGAGCTAAAAGAGTTAATGAAAAAACACTATGGTAGAGATTTATTTGAAGTTCTAGAAAAAGTAGAACGTTAA